In the genome of Caldisphaera lagunensis DSM 15908, the window AAGGCTGAAAATGAACATGCTGGAACTATTGTAAAAGTATTTGGATTAGATATGGATAAAACAATAAACATATTGGAAAAATTGGAAAATCTTGGATTAGTAATTCCTGTTAAAGAAAAAATAATAAAAGCCAAACATAGAAAGGCTAAACCTAAGGAAGAAACTAGAACACACCATATATATTATAGAATTACTAGGCTAACTGAAATGATTTTAAGATATTCTGAAATATCTTGATGATCTATTCAAATTAAAATTTTAATCATATTAATTATATTATAACTTTCATTATTTGATGCAAATTTATATAATACCAAATAAAAATAACTATTGAGGTAATCTGTAAACTCCCTAGACCTTACGGAGGAGGCCTTTGGTGATAAAAATGAAAAATTCCCAAAAACTTATCATAGCAACTTTAATATTAATTGTTATGATCATTTTAGAAGAACTTAAGGCATTTAATGGTATAAATACATATTTTTTATCCCATATTAATTTAAAGAATAATTTGTTGATAAAATTTATTACAGATACAGCAAGCCTTGAGGCATTCATAGTATATATGGTAATTTTGTATTTTGGGCAGGCAATATTAAGGAAAAATGTTACAAAAAACGTTGTTAGCTTTATTATTGCAATTATAATTTCTATGATAGCTACATTATTAATTAAAGCATTTACTATGATACCTAGACCATATGAAATACAGCCCCATTGGTCTTTATTAAAATCGTTAATTAATGCTGATTATTTCTCATTCCCATCAGGTCACACTGTTAGAGTATCGGTTTTAGCGTTTTATATAACATATATATTTGACACAACTAAGAAAGGCAAATTAAAATATTTATCATGGATTTACGCATTAATTATAATGTATACTAGACTTGCCTTGCAAGTCCATTTCTTCAGCGACCTATTAGCAGGTGTAGTAGTTGGAATTTGGTCTTCTTTACTAGTCATTTATTTTGAAAATGTTTGGAGAAAAATTTATGATTTTATATTCAAAAAAATAAAAATATTAAATATAAATTAGATCATTCTTCAGGCAATCCTTTTTCAATAACATCCTTTAAATCATTTGTTAAATATGCTGTTTTAACACCTATGAAATAGACGACAAGGCTTGTAACTACAAATACTACATAATCATATGGATAAGGTATTATAGGTGATATTCCTAATGAACCGTAATACGATATTACGCCAGACAATATATTAAATATTATCAACCACCAAGTTGCTTTAACGCTTCTGTGATGACTCTTTAAATATAAATATGCTATTGAAGCTATTTGCAAGAGAGATAATAATGCCCAATAAACTGGGAAGTTTGCTAATGGCCCCCATGAATAAACATTACCAGCAACAATAAATGCGAGGAATAACCATAATAATATTGAAAATATGCTCACCTCTTTTAAAGGTAAGTTCAATTTATTTCTATATGGTCCAAATAAGACTAATGGTAAACCTGCTACAACGGCTATAACTGTTGTATTAATTAAGCTATAACCAGACCAATAAACAAGCATTGCAGCTGCTACAAAACCTAATGGAAAAGTTATAAACCATACAGGAGCTTTATAGGGTCTTTTAAGATTTGGTGCAAGATTCTTTAATGCATGATTTGTTATACCAACAGTTAAATAATTATAGACTGTTAAAAGAGAACTTAGGCTAACAACATAATACCAGCTTGGAATAGGCAACAAAAATGCTATTGCTAAAACAAATGTTATTAAAATTGCTATCCATGGAGTTCTGAATTTTTTGTGAACCTTAGATAAAAATTCTGGTATATAACCGACTCTTGACATACCAAATATATTTCTAGCTGATGAGCCAGTATATACTGCTAATGTCCCGGCTGGAGAAATTGCAGCGTCTATTAACAAAATTATTGCCCAAATAGCTAGCAGAGGAACTCCGGATGCAACTAATTCACTATAAAATGGGTGCGATTCCCATGCATTATATAATCCTGTCCAATTACCTGGAGTAATGCCTGCTGCGCTCCAATTGATACCTCCTGTAAATGCAACTTGCAATAATACATACATTATTATAACAACAACTATTGCCAATATAGTTCCTAATGGTACATCTCTTTGTGGATTTTTGGCTTCACCGGCATATTCCAACCCTTGTCTAAAGCCCTCATACGCAAATACTATTCCTGAAGGAATCATACCAGCAAATATTGCAGCAGTTCCATATGGAGCAAAACCACCTGTTAATGAAACAAAATTAGATGGATGGAAATATAACGATATTAAGAGAATTATGGTAATTAGTGGTATTAATATTTTCCATGCAGTTATAAATCTGTTAAACCATCCAAATACATTAATACCAACTAGTTGTATAATTGTAAATAATAAAATTAATCCTGCAGCAATTAATACCCCTAATGGCGTTAAAAGACCATTCGCTCCAACTAAACCTGAAATATATGAACTTGCATATGTTACTATTGCAATAGCCTCAACGGATACAGTTGTAACTGCACCCAAAAAGTAAGCCCATGCTAACAGATAGTTGCTAAATATTCCATGCGTATAGTGATTATATCTTGCTAACGATCCAGAAAATGGGAAAATTCCTCCTAGTTCTGCAAAGCCAAACACCATAAAAATGAAAAATACACCGGCAATGATCCATGTTAAAATAGAAGCAGGTCCTGCATAATAATCTCCAGCTACTACAGAAAAAAGCCATGCAGAACCTATCATGCCGGTTATTGATAACATAAATATATCAGTTAATGTCAAGAATTTCCTCAATTTAGGCCGAGAACTCTCATCACTATCCCGCATCTAAACAATTCACCTTTCTCTTAATTTTAGTAGGGATTATTTAAACTTTTCTAATCATTGATAATTAATTATTTTTATAAAAATATGATAAAAATATGATAAAAATATGATAAAAATATTAATAGGCTCAATGATAAAGAGTAATGAATATATAAAAATAAGTAAATATTATACCTCCTCAATTTCTAAACTATATGGAGTGTAGGTGGTGGGCATGGTATTTCCATTCAAAAGCATTGAAGACTTCAAAATAGATATAAATAATGAACATGAATTATTTAGGAAATCTGTTAGAGAATTCCTAGAAAAGAATGTTGAACCTAGATGGAAAGAAATAGAGGATACTAATCAAATTCCGCCTGAAATATTTAAAGCTATGGGAGAACAAGGCTTCTTTGGCATTGGTATTCCTGAAGAATATGGAGGACAAGGTGGAGGCCAATTAATGACAACAATTATGATGGAAGAAATAGCAAGAATCGTGCCTAGCCTTGCAGTTGCAGTTGGAGTAAACCATCTATTTGGTGTACCAATATTAAAATTTGGTAGCGAAGAATTAAAGAAAAAATACATAATGCCTATTGCTAGAGGAGAAGCTCAAGGAGCCCATGCAAATACAGAACCAAGCGGGGGTAGCGATGTTGCTGGTATACAATCTAGAGCAGAAAAGCAAAATGACCATTATGTAATAAATGGAAGAAAGGTTTTCATAAGCGGTGCTGAAAAAGCCGATTACTTCATTGTTTCTGCTAGAACAAATCCACAACAGCAAAATAAGAGATGGTGGGGTATTACAGTATTTGTTGTTGAGAAAAACTGGCCAGGTGTAAAATTAGGGCAGCATTTTAAAGTAATAGGCATGAGAGGAGAACAACCATATGAAGTTATTTTTGATAACGTTAAGGTCCCACAAGAAAATGTTGTTGGTAAGGTTGATGAAGGATTCAAAGTTATAGTATCGACATATGATTATACAAGAATAGGTATTGCAGCACAAGCAGTTGGTATAGCTCAAGCAACTTTTGAAAAGGCATTAAATTATTCTTTACAGAGAGAACTTTTCGGACAGCAAATAATTAATTTCGAGATGATAGATGAAAAGATAGCTGAAATGTACATGAAATTAGAGGCTGCAAGGTTATTAACTTATTGGGCAGCAAGCCTAGCAGATGCTAATAGAAGCGAGTTCATAATAGCAGCAAGCCTAGCAAAGTCTTTTGCATCAGAAGCTGCTGAATGGATATCTAGACAAGCTGTTCAAATACATGGAGGTTATGGAGTAGATCAAGAAATGGGATTAGAAAGATATCTAAGAGATTCAGTTATAACAACCATATATGAAGGAACTAATGAAATACAAAGATTAACTATAGCAAGGGAGTTGGTAAGACAGGCTTTTGGATTAAAGATTTAATTACTTTTATTTTCATTTTTATTTAATTTTTTTGATTTATTATAGGGAAATATTTGCCTTATTACTTTTTTCGGTATGTTAAATGAGCCAGATGCAACCTTCATTATGTAATTATCTCTAGGCATATTCTTTTTATCAATATTCAATTCTATGGCTAATGCCTGCCTTAAAGCTTCTTTCATTATTCTATTTCTTACAGTTCCATCATCTATTGCCTTAGAAATTTTAAATGCGGCATAAAATTTCATATATTTATTGACTTCATTCTCTTGATTTGGAAATAATTTCTTTAGAGAATCCGCAAGCTTTACTACAGATCTTTGATCTATAAACCCAAAATATTCTTTTGTTACACCAAGTCTCATAATTTTCGCAATTGTATTCCCATTAATCCCTCCAATTATAGCCAATATTTTATCTTTTCCTCCATCGAGATTATCTGATAGCAAAATTTCATTTATTTGATCCATCTTAATTTCTTGGGCAAAAACTAAATCAAATAATTCAGGATACTGTATTTCTAGACCCATTCCATATTTTCCTAATACGTATAAACTTGTCATTTCTTTATCATATAAATCTTTGGGATCTGTAGCTCCTTTTATTGGAGAAATTTTTTCTTTGTTATATTCGTTCTTTAACCTTTCTATCACGTATTCTCTTGTTACCTTTTTGGGATTACTTTCCCATATAGTTATTAAATCATTCCATAAATCCATTAATATTGATTTCCTTTTCTTTAAATCCTTACCTTCTTTCTCCATGAATTACACCTTACCATTTTAATTTGTTTATATATTTGGGTTTGAGTTTCTCCTCAACAAAATATATGTTAGTATAAGAATTTAAAAAATACACTTGTTAGCTCTACTTTAATTCAAATAAAAATATAAATTTTTTCTTTGAAATTTATTTTAGGGGTATTATGATTAAAAGCCAAAAAATAAAATTTATAGAACTTAAAGAAAATTATAAATTATTAAATTGTAAAAATGAAGAGTGTCTAGAGTATTGTAAAGAAAATAAAGAAATAATTATAATAATGCCGGCTTCCAAAATGTGGATAATTGGAGATAGGCTGCCAAAAGATTGTATTATAATAGGTGAAGGTGATAAAATATGGGTATAATAGATGATGCAGTGGATTTGATGATAAACGAAAAAAGCCTTAGAAGAACTTGGATTACATTAATTGCACTATTTGGAATTGTAGGTATCATAATAATCTTATCATACAACGCTATTATGCAATCCTTTGTTGGTCAATATTTACAAAGTCAAGAATCGGGTATTAGACAAATCGCACAAAGCTTTGGATTAGGAAACAGCTATTATCTATTGCCATTTATTATTTTTGGAAATAATGTAAAAACTGCCATAATAACATGGGTATCTTCTCTTACAATTGTTATACCTATATTAATTGTTGCAGTAAACGGTGGCTTAGTAGGTTTTGTTTTGCCAGGAGCTTATCCTAATCCTCCTCTTGTATTATTCTATCTGCTGGTTCCTCATGGAGTAATAGAAATACCTTCTGTAACACTAGTTTCATCAGTTTTCATACTTTTGATTTCTAAAGGACCAGTAAAAATGTATAAGAATTCTATAGGTCTCTTACTTATATCTGCTATAATGTTGGCTGTTGCTGCATTTATTGAATCATTTTTAACAAGAACGATAGCTGAAATCGTTGCATCAATGCTATAATAAGTTGAGGTAAAAATGAAGATCTTATTTTTTATATTAATATTAATTATGATTTCTCTACCAATATATAATTTGGAAAGCATTCCTATTTTATTAAATAATCCCTCTTCATCAATAGAAATAAAAAATAACAGCATCTCAAGTTTTAATAATGGTATATATTCGATATATTATAATAACATTTATGAGGGAAGCCTTGTTTTAAATGGAGCCTATAAAATACTTATTTATAACATTAATACAAACTTATTAATTATATTTTTAAAAAATATAAACATAAAAATAAAAAACTTAACATTTTATAATTCTACGCCATATCTATTGTTAAATACAAATGATTCTAACTTAAAAATATTAAATATATCAATTGGCAAATATGGCATTTTAAATATACCGGGAATTAATGAAACATATAACATAAATGGTTCCATTCTAGAAATTAATTTAAACAATTTAATAGGAAAAACGATTTCATTTTCCAAGAGCTCATGGCTAATATATCAATTTTCAGATAATTCATCTCTTGATGTTGTCTTTGGGATTATCACAACTAATAAGACGATTATAACAAATCCAGAAAATTTAAGCAATGTTACTATATTAAATAGCTCAAATATATTTTCAGAAAATAAAGAAGATTATAACAAATTCTATATGATAATATATTATAGCTTGTTTTTACTATCACTTTTGACGCTAGTGCTAGCGTTGGTGACATCAAATGCAAAGTGGGAAAGACATAGATAAGGCTATTGAGAGCTGGAAGAATGGTTATCCAATATTACTATATGATTCTTCAAATAGAGAAAGTGAAATAGATATGGTCTACCACGCATCTAAAGTAACTCCTGAATCAATATATAAATTAAGAAATGAAGCGGGAGGATTAATTTGTTTTGCAACATCTTGGAATATAGCTAAGGAACTTGGATTAATATGGGGTGATGAATTAATAGCTAAAATCCCAAATTTAAAACCCCTAACAGAAAAATTACTTTTCTATAAAGATAGACCAGCATTCACAATATGGGTAAACCATGTAAATGTAAGAACGGGCATAAGCGATAATGATAGGGCATTAACCATAAGAGAACTCTATAAAACAATCAAATTATTTGTTGAAGACAAAAGAAATGAAGCCATTAAAAAATTTGTAGAGGAGTTTCAGGCTCCAGGTCATGTTCCATTACTAGCTGCAAGAAATTTAAAAGAAAGAAAGGGACATACTGAGTTGAGCATCTATTTATCTTTATTAGCTAAGATGGAACCTGCAACAACATTTGCAGAAATGCTAGATTTTGGAGTTTCATTAAGCTTGGAAAAAGCTGAGAAATATGCTAAAAAAATGGGGTATGTTTTAATAAGCGGTAAGGAGGTGTTAGAAGCCTGTGAAGGAGAAAAAATGTGTTGGGATTATTGATACAACATTTTCAAGGGTTGATATGGGTTCAATTGCATTAAAAGTATTGAGAGATCTACTACCTGATTACATGATAATAAGGCATACAGTCCCAGGAATTAAAGATTTGCCTGGAGAGGCTAGAAGACTCATAGATAGCGGGTGTGATGGAATAATAACTTTGGGGTGGGTAGGTAAAAAGCAAGTAGATAAATACAGCTACATAGCTCTATCAGTAGGACTTGTTATGTTATCAGTTTTAACAGGAAAAATAATTATTGATGTTACTGTTCATGAGGATGAAAGCGATAATGAAGAAGAGCTTAAGAAAATTGCTATAGAAAGAACAAAGGCTCATGCAGAAAATTTAGCGATATTATTAAAAGAAGATGGAGAAGGCTTAGTTAAAAAAGCAGGTCAAGGAGTTAGACAAGGATATGAAAATGTAGGCCCATTATGAATCACAATTATTCCTCATAAGCGATCATCATTAAAATTCATTATATATGATGAATTTCTCCAAGGCTTTAAGTCTAAGCCCTTTTTCTGTAACTCGATTGAGACATAATTGATCCAATTAATACAATTGCTGATCCAATTATTTGCAAAAGCGATGGTAGCACCTTTATTAAATATATTGTAAAAATAAATGAAACTGCTGGAGTTAGCATAACTATTGCACTACTCTTTACTGGGCCTAATGCTCTAACAGCATAAAACCATAGAAGCCATGCAGCAGCTTGAATTATTGCTGTTGTGTATAATATTAATAATAATGACTTTAAGCTAATTATAAAGTAATTGCTTAATGGTATAAAAATCGATATAAATGGAGCTGAAATCAAAGACATATAAGAATTTAATCCTATAATATCTCTATCATGTAGGTTTTTAACAAAATAAACAGTACCCAAAGCCCATGAAATACCACTCAATAATGAAAAAATTAATCCAATACTGAAACCTATTGATGATATATTAGTTAAAAATATGCCTACAAAACCAATTATTATTCCAATATATTGAATTAATGTTATCTTAAGCTTTAAATAAATTTTACTCAATATTACAACAAAAATTGGTTGAGTATATACCAAAACAGCTGCTAATGATGGATTTTTAGAATACATTATACCTAAATTTAAAAAAATTAAAAACAAAGCGTTATTTAAGATACCAGCAATTGTTTCCTTTATTCCAAAAATCATTTTTCTCCAAATAATAAAAATTATAAGACCCCCAATTAATGATCTAAGCAATGCTACATATATAGGTGAAATATAATTCTCAAGTATTTTTACTACAGGATATGCCGAACCCCAAATTAATACGACTAATATTAGGTAAATGTAACCTCTTGCATTATTATTCATGGTATATCCTAGTTTTGTTTTCCATAAGGATTTATAAATATTATTCAATAATAATAAATCCTCATAAATTATAACTTTATCATATTAAATTAGTTTTTATGATTTTCTCTTTCACAAGAAAATTTCTAACACTATTAAGTTTTACTTTATCATTTTGTCTAATATAGGATAATTATAAGTATTTTTAAATGGCTTTACATTTCTCAAGGATAAGGTAAACAATTTTAAAAATTTAACATAAAATGTTTAATAATTTTAATTATTTTTAACATAAGGTAATTCCTTTTGGCACGTATATTAAAGCATATAAACCGGAAAAATCAATATTAACGAACGAAGAGAGTGCAAGAAATGAAAATAATAGTAATAAGGTCAGAAGTAGGTAAAATAATTTCAAGCGAATTAATGGAAGGAGAATTGGATCAAATAGTAAAAAAGAAGAGCGAAGATGCTATGAAAGAGTGGAATCCAGAAACAAGTGATTTCATAGTATTAAGAGATATAAGAGAATTAGAATTGCCATTGCCATTAGATCCAGAACTTGTCGATATCTTAAGAAATGTGGGTACTTTAAGCAGAACATCAGAAAAGGCAATAGCTAGGATCCCAGTTTACACAATAAGTTTTGAAAACATGATGATAGGAGAAGACAACTATGTTGAACACAAGATTTACTTGATTTCACCATATATAAATGATGATATTAAAACAGAGCTAGAGAAAGAAGCGGTCGAAATAACAACAGAAAAAGCTGCTCCAGAAGGCATAGAAGAAGAAGGGGAGGAAGAAGAAAAATAAACAATAATATAACGGTGTTATCATTTGCAAATATTGAATACAAGAGAACTGATAAATTCAATTATAATGCTATTCGTTGTGTTGGATCCATTTACTGTAGTACCTTTTTATATACCAACTGCTAATTTGTTACCTAAGGAAAAGAGGAAGAAATTTTTAAATACATTAATACTTGCTGCTGTTTTTATGCTACTAGCATTTACTATAATTGGAGATTATATCTTCAAAATATTAGGAGTAACATTCAATGATTTCAGGGTTGCAGCAGGTCTAATTTTGTTGGTTTATGCAATTTCAAGCTTATTTGACATAGAAATTGGAGCCCCTAAAAATAATATAGAAGACATAGAAAAAGAAGCAATAGTTCCATTAGCAACACCACTATTGGCAGGTCCTGGGAGTATATCTACCGTTTTATACATAAGGTATTCTTACGGATATCCAATAGCCATAATAACCATTTTCATAAACATAGTCTTAGCTTATTTAATATTATATGCAGGTCAATACATATTAAAATATCTAGGAGAACATGGAGCGCTATTGGTAGATAAATTCATGAGTCTAATATTAGCTGGTTTTGCTATAAGTATTATTAGAGCTTCAATAATGAGTATAATCTAATAAAGAAGAACGTTAATTTTTAAATCTAGAACTTGCATATTTATGAAATATGGTGAAAAAATGAGCGTACAATTCGCCACTTTAGGAGATCTAAAAAAGGGAAGCTATATAGTAATTGATAATGAACCTTGCAGAGTTGTAGAAATAACTAAAGCCAAAACTGGAAAGCATGGAAGTGCTAAGGCTCATGTTGTTGCAGTTAGCCTATTTACAGGGCAAAAGAAAACATTGATTGCTCCAACAGATACACAAGTCCAGGTTCCTATTATAGAAAAAAGGAACGGCCAGGTATTAGCTGATTTGGGAAACAACTTACAAGTTATGGATATGGAATCATATGATACAATAGAAGTAGAAAAGCCAAATGATGAACCAGAATTATTAGAAAAACTAAAACCTGGAGTAGAAGTAGAATATTGGTTAATAATGGGTAAGGCGAAGATAGTCAGGATCAGAAGCTAATTGCCATTATATTCTTTATTCTTGGCTCATTTCAATATTTTCTTCAGGATATACAAAAAACTCTATTTTAGCCTTATGATAATCCCTTATTATTGCCTTTGCTGCTTCATCTATATTTGGTTCCTTGGTTTTCTTATATATCCACATTCTCTTATATGCTAGCTCTTCTAATATTTTGTATGGATCTCTCTCATTAATCTTATATGAATTCAAAAATGCGTTTGGATTGTATTTTAGAATCTTTTCTATTAAAGCAACAGCAGGTCTAACTGGATCATTTAGCTCATCAATTGCTTTTCCTCTTATTATAGATTCTGGAAAACCTCCTTCTATTGGCATTACTCCAGGAGAATCTAAAACATAAATACCATTTTTAATTTTATATATAGTAAAAGACTTTGTATATCCAGCGCTACCAGGCAATGGACTTGTTGGAGCACTTTTTTTACCTTTTAATGAATTTATTATACTTGACTTACCAGTTTTCGGATATCCAATTAATGAATAAAAAGTTTCATTACCTTTAGAATACTTATCAAGCATTTCAAGCAAATGCTTTCTATC includes:
- a CDS encoding phosphatase PAP2 family protein, whose product is MKNSQKLIIATLILIVMIILEELKAFNGINTYFLSHINLKNNLLIKFITDTASLEAFIVYMVILYFGQAILRKNVTKNVVSFIIAIIISMIATLLIKAFTMIPRPYEIQPHWSLLKSLINADYFSFPSGHTVRVSVLAFYITYIFDTTKKGKLKYLSWIYALIIMYTRLALQVHFFSDLLAGVVVGIWSSLLVIYFENVWRKIYDFIFKKIKILNIN
- a CDS encoding DUF2192 domain-containing protein, with the translated sequence MEKEGKDLKKRKSILMDLWNDLITIWESNPKKVTREYVIERLKNEYNKEKISPIKGATDPKDLYDKEMTSLYVLGKYGMGLEIQYPELFDLVFAQEIKMDQINEILLSDNLDGGKDKILAIIGGINGNTIAKIMRLGVTKEYFGFIDQRSVVKLADSLKKLFPNQENEVNKYMKFYAAFKISKAIDDGTVRNRIMKEALRQALAIELNIDKKNMPRDNYIMKVASGSFNIPKKVIRQIFPYNKSKKLNKNENKSN
- a CDS encoding GTPase, giving the protein MISLLDFKRLDFCNINKAGIGMILASWRDIAKTIKTSDVVIEVLDIRDPISTRSKRVEEIANSLNKNLIILLNKADLVPYNIAEKWKEKFTLEGFDTIFYSVWRKKDRKHLLEMLDKYSKGNETFYSLIGYPKTGKSSIINSLKGKKSAPTSPLPGSAGYTKSFTIYKIKNGIYVLDSPGVMPIEGGFPESIIRGKAIDELNDPVRPAVALIEKILKYNPNAFLNSYKINERDPYKILEELAYKRMWIYKKTKEPNIDEAAKAIIRDYHKAKIEFFVYPEENIEMSQE
- a CDS encoding stage II sporulation protein M → MGIIDDAVDLMINEKSLRRTWITLIALFGIVGIIIILSYNAIMQSFVGQYLQSQESGIRQIAQSFGLGNSYYLLPFIIFGNNVKTAIITWVSSLTIVIPILIVAVNGGLVGFVLPGAYPNPPLVLFYLLVPHGVIEIPSVTLVSSVFILLISKGPVKMYKNSIGLLLISAIMLAVAAFIESFLTRTIAEIVASML
- a CDS encoding translation initiation factor IF-5A, encoding MSVQFATLGDLKKGSYIVIDNEPCRVVEITKAKTGKHGSAKAHVVAVSLFTGQKKTLIAPTDTQVQVPIIEKRNGQVLADLGNNLQVMDMESYDTIEVEKPNDEPELLEKLKPGVEVEYWLIMGKAKIVRIRS
- a CDS encoding DUF2286 domain-containing protein, which translates into the protein MKIIVIRSEVGKIISSELMEGELDQIVKKKSEDAMKEWNPETSDFIVLRDIRELELPLPLDPELVDILRNVGTLSRTSEKAIARIPVYTISFENMMIGEDNYVEHKIYLISPYINDDIKTELEKEAVEITTEKAAPEGIEEEGEEEEK
- a CDS encoding acyl-CoA dehydrogenase family protein; the encoded protein is MVFPFKSIEDFKIDINNEHELFRKSVREFLEKNVEPRWKEIEDTNQIPPEIFKAMGEQGFFGIGIPEEYGGQGGGQLMTTIMMEEIARIVPSLAVAVGVNHLFGVPILKFGSEELKKKYIMPIARGEAQGAHANTEPSGGSDVAGIQSRAEKQNDHYVINGRKVFISGAEKADYFIVSARTNPQQQNKRWWGITVFVVEKNWPGVKLGQHFKVIGMRGEQPYEVIFDNVKVPQENVVGKVDEGFKVIVSTYDYTRIGIAAQAVGIAQATFEKALNYSLQRELFGQQIINFEMIDEKIAEMYMKLEAARLLTYWAASLADANRSEFIIAASLAKSFASEAAEWISRQAVQIHGGYGVDQEMGLERYLRDSVITTIYEGTNEIQRLTIARELVRQAFGLKI
- a CDS encoding 3,4-dihydroxy-2-butanone-4-phosphate synthase, which codes for MQSGKDIDKAIESWKNGYPILLYDSSNRESEIDMVYHASKVTPESIYKLRNEAGGLICFATSWNIAKELGLIWGDELIAKIPNLKPLTEKLLFYKDRPAFTIWVNHVNVRTGISDNDRALTIRELYKTIKLFVEDKRNEAIKKFVEEFQAPGHVPLLAARNLKERKGHTELSIYLSLLAKMEPATTFAEMLDFGVSLSLEKAEKYAKKMGYVLISGKEVLEACEGEKMCWDY
- a CDS encoding APC family permease; protein product: MTLTDIFMLSITGMIGSAWLFSVVAGDYYAGPASILTWIIAGVFFIFMVFGFAELGGIFPFSGSLARYNHYTHGIFSNYLLAWAYFLGAVTTVSVEAIAIVTYASSYISGLVGANGLLTPLGVLIAAGLILLFTIIQLVGINVFGWFNRFITAWKILIPLITIILLISLYFHPSNFVSLTGGFAPYGTAAIFAGMIPSGIVFAYEGFRQGLEYAGEAKNPQRDVPLGTILAIVVVIIMYVLLQVAFTGGINWSAAGITPGNWTGLYNAWESHPFYSELVASGVPLLAIWAIILLIDAAISPAGTLAVYTGSSARNIFGMSRVGYIPEFLSKVHKKFRTPWIAILITFVLAIAFLLPIPSWYYVVSLSSLLTVYNYLTVGITNHALKNLAPNLKRPYKAPVWFITFPLGFVAAAMLVYWSGYSLINTTVIAVVAGLPLVLFGPYRNKLNLPLKEVSIFSILLWLFLAFIVAGNVYSWGPLANFPVYWALLSLLQIASIAYLYLKSHHRSVKATWWLIIFNILSGVISYYGSLGISPIIPYPYDYVVFVVTSLVVYFIGVKTAYLTNDLKDVIEKGLPEE
- the ribC gene encoding riboflavin synthase, whose protein sequence is MGSIALKVLRDLLPDYMIIRHTVPGIKDLPGEARRLIDSGCDGIITLGWVGKKQVDKYSYIALSVGLVMLSVLTGKIIIDVTVHEDESDNEEELKKIAIERTKAHAENLAILLKEDGEGLVKKAGQGVRQGYENVGPL
- a CDS encoding DMT family transporter — its product is MNNIYKSLWKTKLGYTMNNNARGYIYLILVVLIWGSAYPVVKILENYISPIYVALLRSLIGGLIIFIIWRKMIFGIKETIAGILNNALFLIFLNLGIMYSKNPSLAAVLVYTQPIFVVILSKIYLKLKITLIQYIGIIIGFVGIFLTNISSIGFSIGLIFSLLSGISWALGTVYFVKNLHDRDIIGLNSYMSLISAPFISIFIPLSNYFIISLKSLLLILYTTAIIQAAAWLLWFYAVRALGPVKSSAIVMLTPAVSFIFTIYLIKVLPSLLQIIGSAIVLIGSIMSQSSYRKRA
- a CDS encoding MarC family protein yields the protein MQILNTRELINSIIMLFVVLDPFTVVPFYIPTANLLPKEKRKKFLNTLILAAVFMLLAFTIIGDYIFKILGVTFNDFRVAAGLILLVYAISSLFDIEIGAPKNNIEDIEKEAIVPLATPLLAGPGSISTVLYIRYSYGYPIAIITIFINIVLAYLILYAGQYILKYLGEHGALLVDKFMSLILAGFAISIIRASIMSII